A DNA window from Christiangramia salexigens contains the following coding sequences:
- the eno gene encoding phosphopyruvate hydratase: MSAILDIHARQIFDSRGNPTVEVDVYTENGIMGRAAVPSGASTGEHEAVELRDGGKDFMGKGVAKAIENVNGAIAEKLLGYSVFEQNLIDQTMRDLDGTPNKSKLGANAILGVSLAVAKAAANELNMPLYRYVGGVSANTLPVPMMNIINGGSHSDAPIAFQEFMIMPVMAESFSHALKMGTEIFHNLKKVLHDRGLSTAVGDEGGFAPTLDGTEDALDTILKAIEKAGYKPGEQVMIALDCAAAEFYVDGKYDYKKFEGDSGKIRTSEEQAEYLAELASKYPIISIEDGMDENDWEGWKALTDKVGDKVQLVGDDLFVTSVERLSRGISENIANSILIKVNQIGTLTETIAAVNMAHNAGFTSVMSHRSGETEDNTIADLAVALNTGQIKTGSASRSDRMAKYNQLLRIEEELGDMAYYPQDKAFKIK; this comes from the coding sequence ATGAGTGCAATTTTAGATATTCATGCCCGTCAGATTTTTGATTCAAGGGGTAATCCAACTGTAGAAGTAGATGTATATACCGAAAATGGTATAATGGGAAGAGCCGCAGTACCTTCTGGTGCATCCACCGGAGAGCATGAGGCTGTAGAACTTCGTGACGGTGGTAAGGATTTTATGGGTAAAGGAGTTGCCAAAGCTATTGAAAATGTAAACGGAGCGATTGCTGAAAAACTATTAGGATATTCTGTTTTTGAGCAAAATCTTATAGATCAAACCATGAGGGACCTTGATGGGACTCCTAACAAGTCTAAATTAGGTGCAAATGCAATTTTAGGTGTTTCTCTTGCTGTTGCTAAGGCTGCAGCCAATGAGTTGAATATGCCACTTTATAGATATGTTGGTGGTGTTAGCGCTAACACGCTGCCTGTACCTATGATGAACATCATTAACGGTGGTTCTCATAGTGATGCTCCAATCGCATTTCAGGAATTTATGATCATGCCGGTAATGGCTGAAAGCTTTTCTCATGCATTAAAGATGGGAACTGAGATCTTCCATAACCTTAAAAAAGTTCTTCACGACCGTGGTCTTAGTACCGCTGTAGGAGATGAAGGAGGGTTTGCTCCAACTTTGGATGGAACTGAAGATGCTTTGGATACCATTCTAAAAGCTATTGAAAAAGCGGGATATAAACCAGGTGAGCAAGTGATGATCGCTCTGGACTGTGCTGCGGCTGAATTCTATGTAGATGGAAAATATGACTATAAGAAGTTCGAAGGAGATTCAGGAAAAATAAGAACAAGTGAAGAGCAGGCAGAATACCTTGCTGAACTTGCTTCTAAATACCCTATCATTTCTATTGAAGATGGAATGGATGAAAACGACTGGGAAGGTTGGAAGGCTCTTACAGATAAAGTTGGAGATAAAGTACAGCTTGTAGGGGATGATCTTTTCGTGACCAGCGTAGAGCGTCTTTCCAGAGGTATTAGTGAAAATATCGCTAACTCTATTCTTATTAAAGTAAACCAGATCGGTACGCTTACAGAAACTATAGCGGCTGTGAATATGGCGCATAACGCCGGGTTTACATCTGTAATGTCTCACCGTTCTGGAGAGACTGAAGATAATACGATCGCAGATCTTGCCGTGGCGTTGAATACAGGGCAGATCAAGACAGGTTCTGCTTCACGTAGTGACCGTATGGCTAAGTACAACCAATTACTTAGAATAGAAGAGGAACTAGGTGATATGGCTTATTATCCACAGGATAAAGCCTTCAAAATAAAATAG
- a CDS encoding glycogen synthase has product MKTNFLFVAAENDGIPRCKAGGMGDVVRDVPRQIAVRGDNVYVVTPSYSRLHLTGKKVANINFQYRGEPNQAELYVIPGKKLIDGIKHFVIHHPDIKSGDIAHIYFNDPEQPFYSDANTFSLFSVAVAAAIKDGILGSIDIVHLHDWHTSMLLFLREYHEHYKFMKELKFVYSIHNLAIQGIRPFEDNFSSLDAFFPEVSYDRNKLVDTRYADCINLMAVGIRFADAVHTVSPSYMQDIQHPSNPPHFIGGEGLEKDLRDAASENRLFGILNGANYSDVNQVEKGILWRQCVRRLFRWLQEDNKDYKAHYLAHTGEKITRFQEHKPKFICSSVARLTEQKFFFFREDPDLLPNLMKKLDEVNGVYILLGTGAPEYEAIFREASYRHKNFIFMNAQSDSVIDMLYQESDLYLMPSLFEPCGISQMLAMRNGQPCLVHHTGGLKDTVVHGETGFSFDGDTVEAKKQDFIHVFSEAVDMFFNNKAKWKKICNSAKRQKFSWEKSVDKYYKDLYPLK; this is encoded by the coding sequence TTGAAAACCAATTTTTTATTTGTTGCTGCCGAAAATGATGGGATCCCTCGTTGTAAAGCCGGAGGGATGGGTGATGTAGTTCGGGATGTGCCCAGACAGATCGCCGTCAGAGGGGATAATGTCTATGTGGTGACTCCTTCTTATTCCAGATTACATCTTACCGGAAAAAAGGTAGCTAATATCAACTTTCAATATAGAGGTGAACCGAATCAGGCCGAATTATATGTAATTCCCGGTAAAAAATTAATCGATGGGATAAAGCATTTTGTGATTCATCATCCCGATATAAAATCCGGAGATATAGCCCATATTTATTTTAACGATCCGGAACAACCATTTTACTCAGATGCTAATACCTTCTCATTATTTAGTGTGGCTGTTGCGGCTGCTATCAAAGATGGCATATTAGGTTCTATTGATATAGTACATTTACATGACTGGCATACTAGTATGCTTCTGTTCCTAAGGGAGTATCATGAACATTATAAGTTCATGAAGGAACTTAAATTTGTTTACTCTATACATAATCTTGCTATACAGGGTATAAGGCCTTTTGAAGATAATTTCTCTTCTTTGGATGCATTCTTTCCGGAAGTCTCTTACGACCGAAATAAACTTGTTGATACCAGATATGCTGATTGTATTAATCTGATGGCTGTAGGGATAAGGTTTGCAGATGCTGTCCATACGGTTTCTCCTTCCTATATGCAGGATATTCAACATCCAAGTAACCCTCCACATTTTATAGGTGGAGAAGGACTGGAGAAGGATCTTAGAGATGCAGCTTCAGAAAACAGATTATTTGGTATCCTGAATGGTGCGAATTACTCTGATGTAAATCAGGTGGAAAAAGGAATATTATGGAGGCAGTGTGTCAGGAGATTATTCAGATGGTTACAAGAAGACAACAAAGATTATAAAGCGCATTATCTGGCTCACACCGGTGAAAAGATCACCAGATTTCAGGAACATAAACCTAAGTTTATCTGTTCCAGTGTTGCACGATTAACCGAACAGAAATTCTTTTTCTTTCGTGAAGACCCGGACCTGTTGCCAAATCTCATGAAAAAGCTGGACGAAGTTAATGGGGTTTATATCCTATTGGGGACCGGTGCACCCGAGTATGAGGCTATATTCAGAGAGGCCAGTTATAGGCATAAGAACTTTATTTTTATGAATGCTCAATCTGATAGCGTTATAGATATGCTGTATCAGGAATCAGATCTTTATTTAATGCCAAGTTTATTTGAGCCCTGCGGGATCAGTCAAATGCTGGCCATGAGAAATGGACAGCCTTGTTTGGTGCACCATACCGGTGGCCTGAAGGATACAGTGGTGCATGGTGAAACAGGTTTTAGTTTTGACGGAGATACAGTGGAGGCCAAAAAGCAGGATTTTATACATGTATTTTCGGAAGCCGTGGATATGTTCTTTAATAATAAAGCAAAATGGAAGAAGATCTGTAACAGTGCGAAAAGACAAAAATTCAGCTGGGAAAAATCTGTGGATAAATATTATAAAGATCTCTACCCGCTAAAATAG
- a CDS encoding citrate synthase, producing MSKVATLEFDGKKYEFPITVGSEDEIGIDIKKLRAEAGLITLDPGFKNTGSCESAITFLDGEKGILRYRGYAIEDLAEKADFLEVVYLLIFGELPNKQQLDKFTADIKEESHVDEEMKKILDGFPKSAHPMGVLSSLTSALIAFNPSSVDVSSEEDMYNAIVKIIGKFPVLAAWTMRKKNSLPLNHGDDTLGYVENLHKMMFEKPGKSYKADKAVIDALDKLLILHADHEQNCSTSTVRMVGSSHAGLFASISAGISALWGPLHGGANQAVIEMLEGIKKDGGDTHKFMQKAKDKDDPFRLMGFGHRVYKNFDPRAKIIKKSADEVLGQLGVEDPVLDIAKGLEKEALEDDYFVKRKLYPNVDFYSGIIYRALGIPVEMFTVMFALGRLPGWIAQWREMRLRKEPIGRPRQIYTGENHRDFKPLGSR from the coding sequence ATGTCTAAAGTAGCAACACTCGAATTTGACGGAAAGAAATATGAGTTTCCTATTACGGTAGGATCTGAAGATGAAATAGGGATAGATATTAAAAAATTACGTGCGGAAGCAGGGCTAATTACCTTGGATCCCGGATTTAAAAATACCGGAAGCTGCGAGAGTGCTATCACATTTTTGGACGGTGAAAAAGGTATATTAAGATATCGTGGTTATGCTATTGAAGATCTTGCTGAAAAAGCAGACTTCCTTGAAGTAGTATACCTTCTTATTTTTGGAGAATTACCAAATAAGCAACAACTAGATAAGTTCACGGCAGATATAAAAGAAGAATCCCATGTTGATGAGGAGATGAAAAAGATCCTGGATGGCTTTCCAAAATCGGCCCATCCAATGGGAGTTCTTTCTTCACTAACCAGTGCGCTTATCGCATTCAACCCATCTTCTGTAGATGTTTCTTCAGAAGAAGATATGTATAATGCAATTGTAAAGATCATTGGTAAGTTCCCTGTTCTTGCTGCATGGACAATGAGAAAGAAGAATAGTCTTCCTCTAAATCACGGTGATGATACACTTGGTTACGTAGAGAATCTTCATAAAATGATGTTCGAGAAACCAGGTAAGAGCTATAAGGCAGATAAGGCAGTTATAGACGCACTGGACAAATTATTGATACTTCATGCAGATCACGAACAAAACTGTTCTACTTCTACAGTAAGAATGGTAGGTTCTTCTCACGCCGGATTGTTTGCATCTATTTCTGCAGGTATTTCTGCATTATGGGGGCCACTTCACGGTGGAGCAAACCAGGCCGTAATTGAAATGCTTGAAGGAATTAAGAAAGATGGTGGTGATACCCATAAGTTCATGCAAAAAGCGAAGGATAAAGATGATCCTTTCCGTTTAATGGGCTTTGGACACCGTGTTTATAAGAATTTTGACCCTAGAGCAAAGATCATTAAGAAATCTGCAGATGAAGTATTGGGCCAATTAGGTGTTGAAGATCCTGTATTGGATATCGCCAAAGGATTGGAGAAAGAAGCTTTAGAAGATGATTACTTCGTGAAAAGAAAACTTTATCCAAATGTTGATTTCTATTCCGGTATTATTTACCGTGCACTTGGGATTCCTGTAGAAATGTTTACAGTAATGTTCGCATTAGGTAGACTGCCGGGTTGGATCGCTCAATGGAGAGAAATGAGATTGAGAAAAGAACCAATTGGTCGTCCACGTCAGATATATACAGGTGAGAACCACAGAGATTTTAAACCATTAGGAAGTCGCTAA
- a CDS encoding dimethylarginine dimethylaminohydrolase family protein: MKLHINNETSRLRAVVLGTAKSIGPIPTLEEAYDPKSKEHILANTYPKEEDMVEEMEAVAEVLKKYDVTVYRPEIIQDYNQIFTRDIAFVIDDKFIKSNILPDRDQEIEAIDHVLKQIDPENIIQLPEEAHIEGGDVMPMGDYIFVGTYKGKDYKDFITARTNIQAVEALKKIFPEKKVISFSLKKSNTIAKDNALHLDCCFQPVGKNKAIIYKGGFLIESEYEWLVNFFGKDNVYEISRDEMYHMNSNIFSISEDVVISEKNFTRLNTWLREQGITVEEVPYAEISKQEGLLRCSTLPLIRD, from the coding sequence ATGAAATTGCATATAAATAATGAAACTTCCAGATTAAGGGCAGTAGTACTTGGTACTGCAAAAAGCATTGGTCCTATTCCAACATTGGAAGAGGCTTACGACCCTAAGTCTAAAGAACATATTCTAGCCAATACCTACCCTAAAGAAGAGGATATGGTAGAAGAAATGGAAGCTGTAGCAGAAGTGTTAAAGAAATATGATGTAACGGTTTACAGGCCTGAAATTATTCAGGATTATAATCAAATTTTCACTCGGGATATAGCATTCGTGATAGATGATAAGTTCATAAAATCGAATATCCTTCCCGATAGGGATCAGGAGATAGAGGCTATAGATCATGTTCTAAAACAGATAGATCCTGAAAATATAATCCAGTTACCCGAGGAGGCTCATATTGAGGGCGGCGATGTAATGCCTATGGGGGATTATATCTTTGTTGGTACCTATAAGGGAAAGGATTATAAAGATTTTATTACCGCCAGAACTAATATTCAGGCAGTAGAAGCCTTGAAGAAGATCTTTCCAGAGAAAAAAGTGATTTCCTTTAGTTTGAAAAAGTCTAACACAATTGCGAAGGACAATGCTTTGCATTTGGATTGTTGTTTTCAACCAGTGGGTAAAAATAAAGCCATTATATATAAAGGTGGGTTCTTGATAGAATCTGAATATGAGTGGCTTGTTAACTTTTTCGGAAAAGATAATGTATATGAGATCTCGCGTGATGAAATGTATCATATGAACTCTAATATTTTTTCTATTTCTGAAGATGTTGTAATCTCAGAGAAGAATTTTACGCGCCTTAATACATGGCTAAGAGAGCAGGGGATTACAGTAGAGGAAGTGCCATATGCAGAGATCTCCAAACAAGAGGGATTATTGCGTTGTTCAACATTACCACTAATAAGGGATTAA
- the ctlX gene encoding citrulline utilization hydrolase CtlX: MRQITDTILMVRPVAFRMNEQTAVNNYFQKQLEGEDINALATKEFDEFVEKLRSVGVNVIVVDDREKDNTPDSIFPNNWVSFHENGNVGLFPMFAENRRKERRMEYFAKLEEAGFKIANIVDYTAAEEDDLFLEGTGSLLLDRVNQKAYCAISPRADEELLIEFCEDFEFTPVIFNAYQSVGDKRLPIYHTNVMMCLGEEFAVICLDTIDNKSEKKNVIKHLKDDGKEIISISEKQMHEFAGNMLQVQGAEGKKYLVMSARAHRSLTKDQIASIEKHCEILSSEIQTIETCGGGSARCMMAEVFLPKAN; this comes from the coding sequence ATGAGGCAGATAACAGATACTATTTTAATGGTGAGACCGGTTGCATTCAGAATGAATGAGCAAACGGCAGTTAATAATTATTTTCAGAAGCAATTAGAAGGTGAAGATATCAATGCTTTAGCTACAAAGGAATTTGATGAATTTGTGGAGAAGCTTAGGTCGGTTGGTGTCAATGTGATCGTTGTGGATGATAGAGAAAAAGATAATACGCCAGATTCGATCTTTCCTAATAACTGGGTTTCCTTTCACGAAAATGGGAATGTAGGTCTATTTCCAATGTTCGCAGAAAACCGTAGAAAGGAACGTAGAATGGAGTATTTCGCCAAACTGGAGGAAGCCGGGTTTAAAATTGCCAATATTGTAGATTATACCGCGGCCGAAGAAGACGATCTATTCCTTGAAGGAACCGGGAGTCTGTTGCTGGACCGCGTTAATCAAAAAGCATATTGTGCAATCTCTCCCCGTGCCGATGAAGAATTGTTGATAGAGTTCTGTGAAGATTTCGAATTCACTCCCGTTATTTTTAATGCTTACCAAAGTGTTGGAGATAAACGTTTACCTATTTATCATACCAACGTCATGATGTGTTTAGGCGAGGAGTTTGCAGTTATTTGTCTGGATACCATCGATAATAAAAGCGAGAAGAAGAATGTTATTAAGCATCTTAAAGATGATGGGAAAGAGATAATTTCTATTTCCGAGAAGCAAATGCATGAGTTTGCCGGAAACATGTTACAGGTGCAGGGAGCAGAAGGAAAAAAATACCTTGTAATGAGTGCGCGTGCTCATAGAAGTTTAACAAAAGATCAAATCGCAAGTATTGAAAAACACTGCGAAATTTTGAGTTCAGAAATACAAACTATTGAGACCTGTGGAGGCGGTAGCGCAAGATGCATGATGGCAGAAGTTTTTCTTCCAAAAGCAAATTAA
- a CDS encoding glycosyltransferase, whose translation MANRIKTPSRKELVIIRLMAFVGVLSIFNFLYFFFQSENRGDQWLFAMLAVTMIYGALRKLYMWFNYINISVPEAVETDEKLKVDILTTYFPGEPRQMIVTTLEAINEITYPHTTYLCDEADDAYLKKFCKENGIIHVTRDNRKDAKAGNINNALRTKATGDICVILDPDHIPQPDFLDPILPHFSNPDIGFVQIVQSYYNTSETLVAQGAAEQTYQFYGPMMMTLNSYGSVNAIGANCVFRRKALDSIGGHAPGLCEDMHTAMLLYSKGWKAVYVPQVLAKGLAPSNLTNFFKQQLKWSRGTFDLLIKVYPKIFKQLTPKQRLHYGVLPLHYFSGVICLLNFLIPIFSLFLLTTPWKGNIIDFGFAVLPVAASSVLIRTYVQKWVIEKKERGFHLLGGLLHINTWWVHLIGLFYTIIDKKVPYLPTPKEDEFDTNLKIIAPNAIVALVSISAVLYALMHDLTPFSIIMSGFAMFNAGIMLFGIYMAGRHTNQNRLLRSNLNQNTLYNIKNIKILLLRFANILFHYTRRAAPILLVFVILVSSFFVAKSNLDSWTLLKSSEYIKTSGKYLGVFFPKDESGLSDMGEIGFIEANNKVDFDIISFYLAWDDESLAEFPHKLMNSIYDNNAIPLITWEPWPSELELTDTIPELQKNEKVLKHIAEGTFDDYIIEFVTILKFYKKPVYLRFAHEFDNPQYPWSQVGNNTPEEFIRAWKHVDQIIKDQNAFNIISVWNPWKPETMQDYYPGDEYVDWIGVTLLNYAELNQDGTSHSFNELYKPFHDDFYWFTRKPVILAEFGSLNLNGDQNNWLDDAIKSIKHYKEISAIVMFNSGLDKNIPRNNFYKEQYLDWSIDSITRSYTDFQNRRDSKKPEIDSIIEYYDRNPITDHDIEGIKYKNGENWDKSFYALTKRNLNRDFNILKETGLNTVWFKGGNIYDSNLLSTSKEFDLNVIYEFDLNTSLSFIEDEDELNELREEILSKVEKLKESKRIIGYSFRYDLEEHYTKPLLFSQQIAYINWLSRLVLELKNIDPEKSVVLETKLNSQTAAQLDKFSNKNLPFDSYGLIVDDAKSLDEALNLAENMPLSVFISDLPPSLLIEKQSTLANTDIVLHNFQDEWENDRITFDGLINFRGDMKRSLNELTGIWGEKKLISNYTPDVIIPAVPLIPGYVLTYDAMIYESEKWITPNYEDYSIDWYLIKNDQFGNSLGIKELGSGKSIELKIPENYKSYELLLIVRKRSEEFITSVRSKLFLPAWN comes from the coding sequence ATGGCAAATAGGATTAAAACACCATCCAGAAAGGAACTTGTCATTATTCGTTTAATGGCATTTGTTGGAGTACTAAGCATTTTTAATTTTTTATACTTTTTCTTCCAGTCAGAAAACAGAGGAGATCAATGGTTATTTGCAATGTTAGCAGTAACAATGATTTATGGTGCCCTTAGAAAATTATACATGTGGTTTAATTACATCAATATCTCGGTGCCCGAAGCAGTAGAAACTGATGAGAAATTAAAGGTAGATATACTTACCACATATTTCCCTGGTGAACCCAGACAGATGATAGTTACCACTCTGGAAGCCATCAATGAGATCACTTATCCGCATACCACCTATCTATGTGATGAAGCAGATGATGCATACCTGAAAAAATTTTGTAAGGAAAACGGCATTATTCACGTAACCCGGGATAACCGAAAGGATGCCAAGGCCGGAAATATTAATAACGCACTCAGAACAAAAGCCACCGGAGACATATGCGTGATCCTGGATCCAGATCATATTCCACAGCCAGACTTTCTGGATCCTATTCTACCGCATTTTTCAAATCCTGATATTGGATTTGTACAGATTGTTCAGTCCTATTACAATACAAGCGAAACTCTCGTAGCACAAGGAGCTGCCGAGCAGACCTATCAGTTCTACGGGCCAATGATGATGACACTTAACAGTTATGGAAGTGTGAATGCGATTGGAGCTAATTGTGTATTTAGAAGAAAAGCCCTGGATAGCATTGGAGGCCATGCACCAGGTTTATGTGAAGATATGCATACTGCCATGCTTTTATATTCCAAAGGCTGGAAGGCTGTATATGTCCCACAGGTTCTTGCCAAAGGTCTTGCTCCATCCAATCTAACTAATTTCTTCAAGCAACAATTAAAGTGGTCTAGAGGTACATTTGACCTTTTGATAAAGGTCTATCCAAAGATTTTTAAACAACTAACTCCAAAACAAAGATTGCATTATGGCGTTCTGCCGCTGCATTATTTTAGTGGTGTTATATGCCTCCTTAACTTTTTAATTCCAATCTTTTCTTTGTTTCTGTTAACTACCCCCTGGAAAGGCAATATCATAGATTTTGGGTTTGCAGTTCTTCCCGTGGCTGCGAGTTCTGTATTAATTAGAACCTATGTTCAGAAATGGGTAATTGAGAAAAAAGAAAGAGGTTTTCACCTTTTGGGTGGCCTTCTCCATATTAACACCTGGTGGGTACATCTAATTGGTCTGTTTTATACCATAATCGATAAAAAGGTGCCTTATCTTCCCACACCTAAAGAAGATGAGTTTGACACTAATCTTAAAATCATAGCACCCAACGCTATTGTTGCTCTGGTTTCAATTTCAGCAGTCCTTTATGCTCTAATGCATGATCTCACACCATTTTCAATTATAATGTCGGGATTTGCAATGTTCAATGCAGGAATAATGCTGTTTGGTATTTATATGGCGGGAAGGCATACCAATCAAAACAGATTACTTCGTTCCAATTTAAATCAAAACACCCTTTACAACATAAAGAATATTAAGATCCTCTTATTAAGGTTTGCAAATATTCTTTTTCATTATACAAGGCGCGCAGCACCAATACTCCTTGTTTTCGTAATTTTAGTATCCTCTTTCTTTGTCGCAAAAAGCAACCTGGATTCCTGGACGCTATTAAAAAGCTCTGAATACATTAAGACATCGGGTAAGTACCTTGGAGTATTTTTCCCCAAAGATGAAAGCGGACTGTCTGATATGGGGGAAATTGGATTTATTGAAGCCAATAATAAAGTGGATTTTGATATCATCTCTTTTTACCTCGCCTGGGATGATGAGAGTTTGGCAGAATTCCCTCATAAACTGATGAATTCAATTTATGATAATAATGCTATCCCCTTGATCACTTGGGAGCCATGGCCTTCTGAACTTGAACTAACAGATACGATTCCTGAACTTCAGAAAAATGAAAAAGTATTAAAACATATTGCGGAAGGAACTTTTGACGATTATATAATCGAGTTCGTCACTATTCTGAAATTTTACAAGAAACCGGTGTATTTAAGATTTGCTCATGAATTTGACAATCCCCAATATCCCTGGTCGCAAGTCGGAAATAACACTCCCGAAGAATTTATCCGGGCCTGGAAACACGTAGACCAGATCATTAAAGACCAAAACGCTTTTAATATAATTAGTGTTTGGAATCCGTGGAAACCTGAAACTATGCAGGATTACTATCCGGGTGATGAATATGTAGACTGGATAGGTGTCACTCTTTTGAATTATGCAGAGCTTAATCAGGATGGAACCTCTCATTCTTTCAACGAACTTTATAAACCCTTCCATGATGACTTCTATTGGTTTACCAGAAAACCTGTTATACTGGCCGAGTTTGGCTCCTTAAACCTGAATGGCGATCAGAATAATTGGCTTGATGACGCTATTAAATCAATAAAACATTATAAAGAGATCTCCGCTATAGTCATGTTTAACAGCGGACTGGATAAAAATATCCCAAGGAATAATTTCTATAAGGAACAATATCTTGATTGGAGCATAGATTCTATAACCCGCAGTTATACCGATTTTCAGAATCGCAGAGATTCTAAAAAACCAGAGATTGATTCCATAATTGAATACTATGATCGTAATCCTATTACAGATCATGATATTGAAGGGATCAAATATAAAAATGGAGAAAACTGGGATAAAAGTTTTTATGCGCTAACCAAGAGAAATTTGAATCGGGATTTCAATATACTTAAAGAAACAGGCCTTAATACTGTGTGGTTTAAGGGTGGCAATATATATGACAGTAACCTACTTTCTACTTCAAAAGAATTTGATTTAAATGTCATTTACGAATTTGATCTGAATACTTCTCTTAGTTTTATTGAAGACGAAGACGAGCTTAATGAGTTAAGGGAGGAAATCCTGAGCAAAGTTGAAAAACTAAAGGAAAGCAAGAGAATAATAGGTTATTCCTTTAGATACGATCTTGAGGAACATTATACCAAACCTCTATTATTTTCCCAACAGATCGCCTACATAAACTGGTTATCCAGATTAGTTCTCGAATTGAAAAATATAGACCCGGAAAAATCGGTGGTATTGGAAACAAAATTAAACAGTCAAACCGCCGCACAACTTGATAAATTCTCCAATAAAAATCTTCCTTTTGATTCTTATGGTTTGATCGTTGATGATGCGAAAAGCCTGGATGAGGCCTTAAATTTAGCTGAAAACATGCCTCTATCTGTCTTTATAAGTGACCTCCCCCCTTCTCTTTTAATAGAGAAACAATCAACTTTGGCAAATACTGATATTGTCCTGCATAATTTTCAAGACGAATGGGAAAATGATCGCATCACATTTGATGGTCTTATCAATTTCCGGGGAGATATGAAAAGAAGCTTAAATGAGTTAACAGGGATTTGGGGAGAAAAGAAGTTAATATCGAATTATACACCCGATGTTATTATCCCTGCAGTGCCCTTGATTCCTGGCTACGTATTAACCTATGATGCGATGATCTATGAATCTGAAAAATGGATCACACCGAATTATGAAGATTATTCGATTGATTGGTATTTGATCAAGAATGATCAATTCGGGAATTCACTTGGAATAAAAGAGCTTGGATCTGGAAAGAGCATCGAACTTAAAATTCCTGAAAATTATAAGTCCTATGAATTACTACTGATTGTTCGAAAACGTTCTGAAGAATTCATAACCTCTGTCAGATCCAAGCTGTTCTTACCTGCCTGGAATTAA
- a CDS encoding glycoside hydrolase family 2 TIM barrel-domain containing protein: MFTSCSKHETRSFKSASVYIQDSGSGFKLIRNGKPFVIKGAGGNEHLEELKLAGANTIRVYNPDELPLILQNAERLDLAVIADIPLPQAHDIEFYSDQKKFDSLKTEVLQIVNRFKDHPALLYWNLGNELMYPTLSFTTDFSAGFNELINEIHQLDKNHPVSTSIIGGNRRRLVSIAISSANLDFLSFNSFGNLHELQEKIESVSFIWDGPYVISEWGINGPWEEERTSWYAPIEQTSTKKAEHFKTRYNQYISKLDSKRCLGSLAFYWGNKQETTSTWYSIFSPDGDRTESYYELSQIWKGNDSNYKGPRINYALLNGQGAKNDIILNSGSEAILELEFLNSKSPDNTLIEWEVKREAWFKAYNNQPNISSGVFNGTNSTSFVTPSIEGPYRVFIKASKNGDFATTNIPFYVLNSSDGK, from the coding sequence ATGTTTACTTCATGTAGTAAACATGAAACCCGCTCATTCAAATCTGCGAGTGTATACATTCAGGACTCCGGTTCAGGATTTAAGTTAATAAGAAACGGAAAACCTTTTGTTATAAAAGGAGCAGGCGGGAATGAACATCTGGAAGAATTAAAACTTGCCGGCGCCAATACGATTAGGGTTTACAATCCAGATGAACTTCCATTAATACTTCAAAATGCCGAAAGATTAGACCTGGCAGTAATCGCAGACATTCCTCTACCTCAAGCTCATGATATAGAATTTTACTCTGATCAAAAGAAATTTGATAGTTTAAAAACGGAAGTTCTTCAAATTGTAAACAGATTCAAGGACCATCCTGCACTACTATACTGGAACCTTGGGAATGAATTAATGTATCCCACTTTAAGTTTCACAACAGATTTTAGCGCAGGCTTCAATGAATTGATAAACGAGATTCATCAACTGGATAAAAATCATCCGGTCAGCACTTCCATTATTGGAGGAAACCGAAGAAGATTGGTCAGCATTGCTATTTCAAGTGCAAACCTTGATTTCTTATCATTCAACTCTTTTGGAAACTTACATGAACTTCAGGAAAAGATAGAATCTGTTTCCTTCATCTGGGATGGACCTTATGTGATCTCGGAATGGGGCATCAACGGACCATGGGAGGAAGAAAGAACTAGTTGGTATGCACCTATAGAGCAAACCAGTACTAAGAAAGCCGAGCATTTTAAAACACGTTATAATCAATATATAAGTAAATTGGACTCCAAGCGATGTCTTGGTAGCCTGGCATTTTATTGGGGAAACAAACAGGAAACCACCTCAACCTGGTATAGCATATTTTCTCCCGATGGTGACAGGACCGAAAGCTATTATGAATTAAGCCAGATCTGGAAAGGTAATGACTCAAATTACAAAGGACCAAGGATCAATTATGCCCTATTGAACGGTCAAGGTGCCAAAAATGATATTATCCTTAATTCGGGGTCTGAAGCAATTCTGGAATTGGAATTCTTGAATTCTAAAAGCCCTGATAATACTTTGATAGAATGGGAAGTGAAAAGAGAGGCCTGGTTTAAAGCTTACAATAACCAACCTAATATAAGTTCCGGTGTGTTTAATGGAACAAATAGCACCAGTTTTGTCACGCCATCTATCGAAGGGCCTTACCGGGTTTTTATCAAGGCAAGCAAAAACGGAGATTTTGCGACCACCAATATTCCTTTCTATGTTCTAAATTCTAGCGATGGCAAATAG